One segment of Manihot esculenta cultivar AM560-2 chromosome 4, M.esculenta_v8, whole genome shotgun sequence DNA contains the following:
- the LOC110614004 gene encoding pentatricopeptide repeat-containing protein At1g80270, mitochondrial gives MWAFRRAAVPLRPHGSWLGLSRVISTKSDIISFSVGSRAGTCTLEYFISGRSSSSKEFYHSLSISIGKRFFLESCGYCSQPDARDVIVNDKMEDGLPELETCAMADKIGASNAEEVDKEELLPELEFVEDAEKGVSSEKESATLELLNSFMGIPNVAVSDVLKKWAEDGNKLSKEQISRILVSLKKRQMYWKALQFHEWLGKSKQIDLTEQYYATCIDLISKAQTLEKAEKFVDNIPLSFKGELAYRTLLRSCVLALNMRKAEAVFNKMRELNLPIDVDVCNQMIILYKRLDKKKIADILLIMEKQDIKSSFLTYKLLIDTKGESNDIMTMERLVEAMKVDGFEPDINTLNVIAKHYISGGFKHKAETVFKEIKERKLERIVEARISLLLLYASLGRTDEVGKIWKDCESDPTMQECVAAIEAWGKLGKVEEAEAVFDLMLQKWERINSRQYASLLKVYTNNKLLAKGKDLVKQLVDTGCWIDPLTWDILVKFYIESENVEKADSILQKAAHTKRMRPRFTSFIAIMEQYAKRGDVHNTELLFKRMKEFGYSGRLKIFEILIQAYINAKKPAYGFRERMKAENIFPNRAFVKQLAQVDAFSREVVYRHERPFNIDTCISVQ, from the exons ATGTGGGCTTTCCGTCGAGCTGCTGTTCCTCTAAG GCCACATGGTTCTTGGCTTGGGCTTTCCAGAGTGATCTCAACCAAATCAGATATAATCAGTTTTTCTGTGGGGTCCAGAGCTGGTACTTGCACCCTTGAATATTTCATATCTGGTAGAAGCAGTTCATCAAAGGAGTTTTACCATTCACTATCCATCTCCATAGGTAAAAGGTTCTTTCTGGAGAGTTGTGGTTACTGTTCACAGCCAGATGCAAGGGATGTAATCGTGAATGACAAGATGGAAGATGGGCTTCCAGAGCTTGAGACATGTGCTATGGCTGATAAAATTGGAGCAAGCAATGCAGAGGAAGTAGATAAGGAAGAATTACTTCCTGAGCTGGAATTTGTGGAAGATGCTGAGAAAGGTGTTAGCAGTGAAAAGGAAAGTGCAACTTTGGAGTTGCTAAACTCCTTTATGGGAATTCCAAATGTTGCAGTTTCTGATGTTCTTAAGAAATGGGCTGAGGATGGCAACAAATTAAGCAAAGAGCAGATTTCCAGGATCTTAGTTAGTCTGAAAAAGCGTCAAATGTATTGGAAAGCATTACAG tTCCATGAGTGGCTGGGAAAAAGTAAGCAAATTGATCTTACTGAACAGTACTATGCAACTTgtattgatttaatttctaaagcGCAAACCCTTGAGAAAGCAGAGAAGTTTGTGGACAACATCCCATTGTCCTTCAAAGGTGAATTAGCATACAGGACTCTTTTACGAAGTTGTGTCCTTGCCCTGAATATGAGGAAGGCAGAGGCAGTGTTCAACAAAATGAGGGAGTTGAACTTAccaattgatgttgatgtttgCAATCAGATGATCATTCTGTATAAGAGGCTTGACAAGAAAAAAATAGCTGATATCTTATTGATTATGGAGAAGCAGGATATCAAATCGTCTTTCCTTACATACAAACTTCTTATAGATACCAAAGGTGAGTCCAATGACATTATGACGATGGAGCGATTGGTTGAGGCTATGAAGGTTGATGGTTTTGAACCTGACATCAATACCCTAAATGTGATAGCAAAGCACTACATATCTGGGGGTTTCAAACATAAAGCGGAAACTGTTTTCaaggaaataaaagaaagaaaactggAAAGAATTGTTGAGGCCCGAATATCATTGCTTCTCCTCTATGCTTCTCTTGGCAGAACTGATGAGGTGGGCAAAATTTGGAAGGATTGTGAATCAGATCCCACGATGCAGGAGTGCGTAGCTGCCATAGAAGCCTGGGGCAAGTTGGGTAAAGTAGAGGAGGCAGAAGCAGTCTTTGATTTGATGCTTCAGAAATGGGAGAGGATCAACTCCCGGCAATATGCTTCGCTTCTGAAAGTTTATACAAATAATAAACTACTGGCGAAAGGAAAAGATTTGGTGAAACAGTTGGTTGATACGGGATGTTGGATTGACCCATTAACTTGGGATATATTAGTGAAATTCTATATTGAATCTGAAAATGTTGAAAAAGCGGACTCGATTTTACAGAAGGCAGCGCACACAAAGAGAATGAGACCCAGGTTCACAAGTTTCATAGCTATAATGGAGCAGTATGCGAAGAGGGGTGATGTACATAATACAGAATTGCTGTTTAAGAGAATGAAGGAGTTTGGGTACAGTGGACGTCTCAAGATATTTGAGATTTTGATCCAGGCTTACATCAATGCAAAAAAACCTGCTTATGGGTTCCGAGAGAGGATGAAGGCAGAAAACATATTCCCGAACAGGGCATTCGTGAAACAGTTGGCTCAAGTAGATGCATTCAGTAGAGAAGTGGTGTACAGACATGAAAGACCATTCAATATAGATACTTGTATTAGTGTACAATGA
- the LOC110614094 gene encoding protein MIZU-KUSSEI 1 — translation MANASLPPPSLQLPPSLPEHTSLSPNSEPSSPRSPRSPPRSAISLQQPTTKKGPSKSAKIFRRFRAVLRSFPIITPTCKIPISLPGSRLHDGHIHGGTRMTGTLFGHRKARFNLAIQENPSSLPILLLELTIPTGKLLQDIGMGLVRIALECEKKPNEKTKIINEPIWTMYYNGRKAGYGVKREPTDEDLIVMQILRVMSMGAGVIPDDGTEQPEGELTYMRSHFERVIGSKDSETYYMTNPDGNSGPELTIFFVRI, via the coding sequence ATGGCTAACGCTTCGCTACCGCCACCTTCACTACAATTGCCGCCGTCCTTGCCGGAACACACTTCCTTATCACCCAACTCAGAGCCCTCATCTCCTAGATCCCCACGGTCTCCTCCTAGATCAGCAATCTCCCTCCAACAGCCAACCACCAAGAAAGGCCCTTCTAAGTCTGCCAAGATTTTCCGCCGTTTCCGAGCAGTTTTGCGGTCATTTCCTATCATAACACCGACTTGCAAGATTCCTATATCACTCCCCGGAAGCCGCCTCCACGACGGGCATATCCATGGTGGGACACGAATGACTGGAACCTTATTCGGCCACCGTAAAGCTAGGTTTAACCTAGccattcaagaaaatccaagcTCTCTCCCTATTCTATTGCTTGAACTCACAATACCCACCGGAAAACTCCTACAGGATATTGGAATGGGGTTGGTGAGGATCGCCCTGGAATGTGAAAAGAAACCAAATGAGAAGACCAAGATTATAAATGAACCTATATGGACAATGTATTATAATGGCAGAAAAGCAGGGTATGGTGTAAAGAGAGAACCAACAGATGAAGACTTGATCGTAATGCAAATCTTGCGTGTGATGTCCATGGGAGCAGGTGTGATACCGGATGACGGAACTGAGCAACCGGAAGGTGAATTGACGTACATGAGATCACATTTCGAACGTGTGATCGGGTCTAAGGATTCAGAGACTTATTACATGACGAATCCTGATGGAAACAGCGGACCAGAACTTACCATATTCTTTGTCAGGATCTAA
- the LOC110614093 gene encoding protein LNK3: MDWYFGSNIQELVVPKDQEISDGFPSPESWLKWGINESETFGFPTKAFVIHSKLAQEEEINFNFTNNDVELESCIHDNKDQSSSSIGGGGSSEESLHHQTALFCDQQLDYQLDGLAGFQQMDDLFLSSLIEDPLETDNLHSSHCFEPELLVQDVNILRNTMLDTQSVSSDAYSMGSSKYLKTHAFSPSVDQEKGKVSALAFTPSNSKQKNWPLLEAPVIKVLAPFEHNECKDKETSIEESVLLDLEMVMAQLTEKTRICFRDAFYRLAQNSRQHVPTQNQNGNLSMETPPWTSQEDKMRPGGKKTMEMETNTIDRTIANLMFNKMDLASSRLESLKATRSSKHSSNQPQIHDFPLYPFFSNDAEVPSLCQGYSQASAFQDVHTSRTPAKKTMY, from the exons ATGGACTGGTATTTTGGGAGCAATATTCAGGAACTTGTTGTCCCAAAGGATCAAGAAATATCTGACGGGTTCCCATCACCAGAAAGTTGGCTAAAATGGGGAATAAACGAGTCAGAAACTTTCGGGTTTCCTACCAAAGCCTTTGTAATTCATTCAAAATTGGCCCAGGAAGAAGAAATCAACTTTAATTTCACCAATAATGATGTTGAGTTGGAGAGTTGTATTCATGATAATAAAGATCAGTCTAGTTCAAGTATAGGTGGAGGAGGATCATCAGAGGAGTCCCTTCATCACCAAACTGCTCTTTTTTGTGACCAGCAGCTGGATTATCAACTTGATGGGCTTGCAGGATTCCAACAGATGGATGACCTATTCTT GAGTTCGTTAATTGAAGATCCCCTTGAGACTGACAATCTTCACAGTTCACATTGCTTTGAGCCTGAATTGCTGGTACAGGATGTTAATATCTTGAGAAACACAATGTTAGATACACAAAGTGTTTCTAGTGATGCATATAGTATGGGAAGCTCCAAGTATCTcaaaactcatgcattttcGCCATCAGTGGATCAGGAGAAAGGCAAAGTTTCAGCTTTGGCCTTTACTCCATCCAATTCAAAGCAAAAGAATTGGCCATTGTTAGAG GCACCGGTGATCAAAGTCTTGGCCCCTTTTGAGCATAATGAATGCAAGGACAAGGAAACATCCATTGAAGAATCTGTTTTACTGGACCTGGAGATGGTGATGGCACAG TTGACAGAGAAGACTCGAATTTGCTTTCGTGATGCCTTTTACCGTCTGGCACAGAACTCAAGGCAACATGTGCCAACACAGAACCAAAATGGTAATCTTTCCATGGAAACTCCCCCATGGACAAGTCAAGAAGACAAAATGAG GCCTGGAGGAAAGAAAACTATGGAAATGGAGACCAACACCATTGACAGAACTATAGCAAATCTCATGTTCAACAAGATGGACTTAGCAAGTTCCAGACTGGAAAGTCTCAAAGCAACCAGATCATCCAAGCACAGCTCAAATCAACCACAAATCCATGACTTTCCTCTCTATCCATTTTTCTCAAATGATGCCGAAGTACCAAGCCTCTGTCAAGGGTACTCGCAAGCGAGCGCATTTCAGGATGTGCATACCTCCAGAACTCCAGCAAAGAAGACAATGTACTAA